Genomic segment of Fusobacterium simiae:
CTTTCAAAACCTTATCATCTAAAGATTGTATTCCTAATTCTATGGTTTTTACTCCATATTTTTTTAATTGAGTTAAAATTTCATCATCTATACACTCTGGTCTTGTTGAAATTCTAACACCTTCAACATCACCGTTATCTATATATTTTTTTACAACTTCCAAATATTCTTTTTGTAAGTTCATAGATATACCTGTAAAAGTTCCACCAAAAAATGCCACCTGTTTAATGGAATTTTTTGGAAGAGTTTTTAAATAGCTATCTATAATATTTTTTAAATCGTCTAAGCTAACATCTGTTTCTCTTCCATTAATCTTCTTTTGGTTACAAAATACACAAGCATTAGGACAACCAAAATGACTTATAAACACTGGGATATTATAATGCTTCATGATATTTTACTCCCAACTTTAAACACAATGCCTTTGCTGACAATTGTTCTGCTTTTTTCTTATTTCTAGCAACTGCTTTTTCTCTATAATTGCCAACAATCACTTGAATTTCAAATTCTTTCATATGGTCAGGTCCTCTTTCTGCTACTAGTTCATAAATTGGAACTGTTCTAAATTCTTTTTGTACATACTCCTGTAAAATACTTTTAAAGTCTAAAATATCTTCATTTTCTTCTATATGATCTATATATTGTTTTATATGACTCAAAGTAAAAACTCTTGCATCATCTAAATTAGAATCTATATAAACTGCCCCTAATATGGCTTCAAAAGAGTCTGCAAGTATTGATTCTCTGTTTCTTCCACCTGACATAACTTCTCCTCTACTTAACATAAGAAATTTTCCAACTCCTATCTGACGAGAAATTTTTGCAAGTATAGGCTCACTAACTATCATAGCTTTTAATTTTGCTATTGTTCCTTCAGAAGCATTTTTATAATTTTTATATAAATATTCAGCAACAATAAGATCTAGAACTGCATCTCCTAGCAGTTCTAGTCTCTCATTATTTTGATTTTTATATTCTTTTCTTTCGTTACCAAGTGATTTATGAAGAAGAGCATTTTTTAATAGATTTCTATCATTAAAATAATAATTTAGTTTA
This window contains:
- the rnc gene encoding ribonuclease III; the encoded protein is MKNLLDLEHKLNYYFNDRNLLKNALLHKSLGNERKEYKNQNNERLELLGDAVLDLIVAEYLYKNYKNASEGTIAKLKAMIVSEPILAKISRQIGVGKFLMLSRGEVMSGGRNRESILADSFEAILGAVYIDSNLDDARVFTLSHIKQYIDHIEENEDILDFKSILQEYVQKEFRTVPIYELVAERGPDHMKEFEIQVIVGNYREKAVARNKKKAEQLSAKALCLKLGVKYHEAL